From Candidatus Cloacimonadota bacterium, the proteins below share one genomic window:
- a CDS encoding thymidine phosphorylase: MQYNPVELIIKKRDGYELSYDEIGFFITNYLSGNIPEYQMSALLMCFYFQGAMPKEISALTQSYIDSGKRIEFDAALPVADKHSTGGVGDKLSLMLAPIAAALGLYVPMISGRGLGHTGGTLDKLEAIPGFNTQFSMEDFKKLVLTHGYALVGQSSAMVPADKRIYALRDVTATVESAALITASIMSKKIAEGTKYLVIDLKIGSGAFMPNLKRARELAEHLKTTGESFGQKVAVVFSNMNSPLGEAVGNALETIEAIEYLKGNYLPDTYEITTALISEMLMMAGKAKDFSQAETMIQKVLEDGSALAKFGTIIAAQGGNTKVIEDYSLFPTAKFKLPLVAPTSGYIHDIDSRAIGYALVRIKAGRMKTSDTLDYAAGAMLKPKIGDYLEAGEYIGELYCNDNSKGSEVADLICKAYTIMPEKKEKEKLIFDILR, translated from the coding sequence ATGCAATACAATCCCGTAGAACTAATAATTAAAAAAAGAGATGGTTACGAGCTTAGCTACGATGAAATAGGCTTTTTTATTACTAATTATCTTAGTGGAAACATCCCTGAATACCAAATGTCTGCGCTATTGATGTGTTTTTATTTTCAAGGCGCCATGCCCAAAGAGATTTCTGCTCTTACGCAGAGTTATATTGATAGCGGAAAGCGTATTGAATTTGATGCCGCTTTACCCGTTGCAGATAAACACTCAACTGGAGGAGTGGGGGATAAACTTAGCCTGATGCTGGCTCCCATCGCAGCCGCTTTGGGTTTATATGTGCCCATGATTTCGGGACGCGGCTTAGGGCATACTGGCGGCACTTTGGACAAACTGGAGGCTATTCCCGGATTTAACACTCAATTCAGCATGGAAGATTTTAAGAAATTGGTACTCACTCATGGTTATGCCTTAGTGGGGCAATCTTCAGCGATGGTTCCGGCAGATAAACGCATTTACGCATTAAGAGATGTAACCGCCACAGTGGAAAGTGCAGCTCTAATTACTGCCAGCATTATGAGTAAAAAGATCGCCGAAGGAACCAAGTATTTGGTAATAGACCTCAAAATTGGCTCCGGTGCCTTTATGCCCAACCTTAAACGTGCTCGCGAGTTGGCAGAGCATCTTAAAACTACGGGAGAAAGTTTTGGGCAAAAAGTAGCCGTTGTATTCTCAAACATGAATTCGCCCTTAGGTGAGGCAGTCGGCAACGCACTTGAAACCATTGAAGCTATCGAATACCTTAAAGGCAATTATTTGCCAGACACCTATGAAATTACCACCGCTCTTATTAGCGAAATGTTGATGATGGCAGGAAAAGCCAAAGATTTCAGCCAAGCAGAAACGATGATCCAAAAAGTGCTTGAAGATGGCTCTGCTTTAGCAAAATTTGGCACCATAATAGCAGCTCAGGGTGGCAATACTAAGGTTATTGAAGACTACAGTCTCTTTCCCACTGCCAAATTCAAACTCCCTCTCGTTGCCCCCACAAGTGGATATATTCATGATATTGATTCTCGCGCCATCGGCTACGCTTTGGTACGCATCAAAGCCGGTAGAATGAAAACCTCAGATACTTTGGATTACGCTGCCGGAGCAATGCTCAAACCGAAAATTGGCGATTATTTAGAAGCCGGAGAATATATTGGCGAGCTATATTGTAACGATAATAGCAAAGGCAGCGAGGTAGCCGATTTGATCTGTAAGGCATATACCATTATGCCGGAAAAGAAAGAAAAGGAAAAACTGATTTTCGATATTCTACGATAG